The following proteins are co-located in the Lagenorhynchus albirostris chromosome 2, mLagAlb1.1, whole genome shotgun sequence genome:
- the PEA15 gene encoding astrocytic phosphoprotein PEA-15, producing the protein MAEYGTLLQDLTNNITLEDLEQLKSACKEDIPSEKSEEITTGSAWFSFLESHNKLDKDNLSYIEHIFEISRRPDLLTMVVDYRTRVLKISEEDELDTKLTRIPSAKKYKDIIRQPSEEEIIKLAPPPKKA; encoded by the exons aTGGCCGAGTACGGGACCCTCCTCCAGGACCTGACCAACAACATCACCCTTGAAGATCTGGAACAGCTCAAGTCAGCCTGCAAGGAGGACATCCCCAGTGAGAAGAGCGAGGAGATCACTACTGGCAGTGCCTGGTTTAGCTTCCTGGAGAGCCACAACAAGCTGGacaaag ACAACCTCTCTTATATCGAGCACATCTTTGAGATCTCCCGCCGTCCTGACCTACTCACTATGGTGGTTGACTACAGAACCCGTGTTCTGAAGATCTCTGAGGAAGATGAGCTGGACACCAAGCTAACCCGTATCCCCAGTGCCAAGAAGTACAAAG ACATTATCCGGCAGCCCTCTGAGGAAGAGATCATCAAATTGGCTCCTCCACCGAAGAAAGCCTGA
- the CASQ1 gene encoding calsequestrin-1 yields MSAADRMGARAVPGLWLALLLLLVLGTLESGVQRQDGLDFPEYDGVDRVVNVNAKNYKNVFKKYEVLALLYHEPPEDDKASQRQFEMEELILELAAQVLEDKGVGFGMVDSEKDTAVAKKLGLTEEDSIYVFKGDEVIEYDGEFSADTLVEFLLDVLEDPVEFIEGERELQAFENIEDENKLIGYFKSKDSEHYKAYEDAAEEFHPYIPFFATFDSKVAKKLTLKLNEIDFYEAFMEEPVTIPDKPNSEEEIVSFVEEHRRSTLRKLKPESMYETWEDDLDGIHIVAFAEETDPDGYEFLEILKAVAQDNTENPDLSIIWIDPDDFPLLVPYWEKTFNIDLSAPQIGVVNVTDADSVWMEMDDEEDLPSAEELEDWLEDVLEGEINTEDDDDDDDDDDD; encoded by the exons ATGAGTGCTGCAGACAGGATGGGGGCCAGAGCTGTGCCCGGCCTGTGGCTGGCACTGCTGTTACTGCTGGTGCTAGGGACACTCGAGTCAGGGGTGCAGAGGCAAGACGGGCTGGACTTCCCCGAGTATGATGGTGTGGACCGTGTGGTCAATGTCAACGCAAAGAACTACAAGAATGTGTTCAAGAAGTACGAGGTGCTGGCACTGCTCTACCACGAACCCCCCGAGGACGACAAGGCCTCACAAAGACAGTTTGAAATGGAGGAGCTGATCctggag TTAGCAGCCCAAGTCCTAGAAGACAAGGGTGTTGGCTTCGGGATGGTGGACTCCGAGAAGGACACGGCTGTAGCCAAGAAACTAG GACTAACTGAAGAGGACAGCATTTACGTATTCAAGGGAGATGAAGTCATTGAGTATGACGGCGAGTTTTCTGCTGACACCCTGGTGGAGTTTCTGCTTGAT GTCCTAGAGGACCCTGTGGAATTTATTGAGGGTGAACGAGAGCTGCAGGCATTTGAGAATATCGAAGATGAGAACAAACTCATTGGCTACTTCAAGAGCAAAGACTCAGAGC ATTACAAAGCCTACGAGGACGCAGCGGAGGAGTTTCATCCCTACATCCCCTTCTTCGCCACTTTCGACAGCAAG GTGGCAAAGAAGCTGACCCTGAAGCTGAACGAGATCGATTTCTACGAGGCCTTCATGGAAGAGCCTGTGACCATCCCGGACAAGCCCAATAGCGAAGAGGAGATTGTCAGCTTCGTGGAGGAGCACAggag atCAAccctgaggaaactgaagcctgagAGTATGTATGAGACCTGG gaGGACGATCTGGATGGAATCCATATTGTGGCCTTTGCAGAGGAAACTGATCCTG ATGGCTATGAGTTCTTAGAGATTCTCAAGGCTGTGGCCCAAGATAACACTGAAAATCCTGACCTGAGCATCATCTGGATTGACCCTGATGACTTCCCCCTG CTGGTTCCATACTGGGAGAAGACGTTTAACATCGACCTGTCAGCCCCACAGATAGGAGTCGTCAATGTTACTGAT GCGGACAGCGTATGGATGGAGATGGATGATGAAGAGGACCTGCCTTCTGCTGAGGAGCTGGAGGACTGGCTGGAGGATGTACTGGAGGGCGAGATCAACACAGaggatgatgatgacgatgacgaCGACGATGATGACTAG